Proteins found in one Coffea eugenioides isolate CCC68of chromosome 5, Ceug_1.0, whole genome shotgun sequence genomic segment:
- the LOC113771601 gene encoding uncharacterized protein LOC113771601, producing the protein MANARTLRELAASELPQQPLCITFPALAENTSFELKSGLIHLLPMFHGLSGLQTSDRSIIDAASGGALANKTPKEAWLLIESMAKNSQQFDFCESNPTRRVNEVEMSSIQQQISELTSFVRQLAVGNMHQAKACGICTYVGHPTDSCPMLQEDGVEQVNMARGVPASRRQCDPYSNTYNPDWRDHPNFSYGNRSQNSFSNRPPGFQQPWQQKPQPSSSNSGGSLEDIVKSLATSTTQFQQEIWSLATNTAQFQKETRSDMKNLETQISHMATAINRLESQVFGKLPSQPETNPKNVSAMALRSGKEVEGPKATNLKSKSEEEIEKEIEEEGRIRDPKIKFTPSAPIKSNLPPFPCKLEKTKK; encoded by the exons ATGGCGAATGCAAGAACACTAAGAGAGTTGGCTGCTTCTGAATTGCCCCAACAACCTTTGTGCATCACATTTCCAGCTTTGGCTGAAAATACCTCATTCGAATTGAAGTCAGGATTGATTCACCTCCTACCCATGTTCCATGGCCTCTCAG GCCTCCAGACGTCTGATAGAAGCATTATTGATGCTGCGAGTGGAGGAGCATTGGCGAACAAAACACCAAAGGAAGCATGGTTGCTCATTGAATCAATGGCGAAAAATTCTCAACAGTTTGATTTCTGCGAGAGTAACCCTACCCGTAGGGTTAACGAGGTAGAGATGTCGTCCATTCAGCAACAGATATCAGAGCTAACATCTTTTGTTCGACAATTAGCTGTGGGAAACATGCATCAAGCTAAGGCCTGTGGAATTTGCACATATGTGGGCCACCCCACTGACTCATGCCCCATGTTGCAAGAGGATGGGGTTGAACAAGTAAACATGGCCAGAGGCGTGCCCGCATCTCGTAGGCAGTGCGATCCATACTCCAACACGTACAATCCAGATTGGAGGGATCACCCTAATTTCAGCTATGGAAACAGGTCACAGAATTCATTTTCAAATCGTCCACCAGGGTTTCAACAACCATGGCAACAGAAGCCTCAACCTTCGTCCTCCAATTCAGGAGGCTCTTTGGAGGATATCGTCAAGAGCCTGGCCACGAGCACTACTCAGTTCCAACAGGAAATTTGGTCCTTGGCCACGAACACTGCTCAATTTCAGAAGGAAACTAGATCGGACATGAAAAATCTGGAGActcaaataagtcacatggcAACTGCAATTAATCGTTTAGAGTCCCAAGTTTTTGGAAAATTGCCATCGCAACCAGAGACAAATCCTaagaatgtaagtgccatgGCACTGAGGAGTGGCAAAGAAGTAGAGGGGCCTAAGGCCACGAACCTAAAGAGCAAAAGTGAAGAAGAGATCGAAAAGGAGATTGAAGAAGAAGGGCGCATTCGCGACCCTAAGATAAAATTTACTCCTTCAGCTCCTATTAAATCTAACTTACCTCCTTTTCCTTGCAAgttggaaaagacaaagaaGTAA